A region from the Maridesulfovibrio zosterae DSM 11974 genome encodes:
- a CDS encoding thioredoxin family protein, with protein MSSNVIEVTTATWDREVKDAGCLVVILFWAPWCEPCSSMLSVMENLAEEYAGKTKFVTLNIDENDEMASAYRISILPTIIYVRGEQKLHDFITVVPKDSVENSIKALGGA; from the coding sequence GTGTCGTCAAATGTTATTGAGGTTACAACTGCCACTTGGGACCGGGAAGTTAAGGATGCCGGGTGTCTTGTCGTAATTCTTTTCTGGGCTCCTTGGTGTGAACCCTGTTCTAGCATGTTATCAGTCATGGAGAATCTGGCGGAAGAGTATGCTGGAAAAACTAAATTCGTGACGTTGAATATTGACGAGAATGATGAAATGGCCAGTGCATATAGGATCAGTATTCTGCCCACAATCATATATGTTCGCGGTGAGCAGAAATTGCATGATTTCATAACGGTTGTCCCCAAGGACTCTGTCGAGAATTCCATCAAGGCGTTAGGTGGCGCATAA
- a CDS encoding sulfotransferase domain-containing protein, translating to MDQSSRKSPPDFFVLAPPRSGSTWCWKKLSLHPEVFLPATKELKYFSNYHDSCDDAWYLNQFAEGRQLVTGDVSPSYTILTDRLIRKVYEMAPDLQLLFLFREPVVRAWSHLQHQYRLKESVFAFEDRPFDPLAVERHMDWAVQSVVQPYLDYCSMVKRWLRFYPKDNFHFHFFDDIVSNPECLLGEMFSQIGVSVEMDWESMNLTEHVNSGWGLFIPESFEAFLQARFAPMLNAFSALLRDEFSIEIPEYWMSARSDSLLYPVDDRLVSFNLCCGDEQGVLASALKMETVLSRYHEVLSEDYKGYRVVAYRGCVWGFPKVINDFNIDLADQPALEIMRAEGVLLCSETLAGLRVLIEECLQNSAPTRLAESSIPLPVVNAMLLEKDRSTIELRADWEARGDRIRDLEEELVKQRVSSAGLNEDLTALTADWEARGNLIKSLEDEVRKRDAASARLTEDLVALTADLEARGDRIRELEDELVKQGVASAGLNKDLVALTADLEARGDRIRELEDELVKQGVASAGLNKDLVALTADWEARGDRIRELEGELERGSGLTRS from the coding sequence ATGGATCAATCTTCCAGAAAGTCTCCCCCGGATTTTTTTGTACTTGCTCCACCACGTAGCGGTTCAACGTGGTGCTGGAAGAAACTTTCTCTACACCCTGAAGTTTTTCTTCCTGCGACAAAGGAATTGAAATATTTCAGTAATTATCATGACTCCTGTGATGATGCCTGGTACCTGAATCAGTTTGCCGAAGGCAGACAGCTGGTCACGGGAGATGTGTCTCCGTCCTACACAATCCTTACGGACAGGCTTATTCGAAAAGTATACGAAATGGCACCGGATCTTCAATTACTGTTCCTTTTCCGTGAGCCTGTCGTCCGTGCATGGTCCCATCTGCAGCACCAGTATAGGCTGAAGGAATCTGTTTTCGCCTTTGAAGACAGGCCGTTTGACCCTCTGGCTGTTGAAAGGCATATGGATTGGGCAGTTCAGTCTGTTGTACAGCCTTACCTTGATTACTGTTCGATGGTGAAGCGGTGGTTACGGTTCTATCCTAAAGATAATTTTCATTTTCATTTTTTTGACGATATAGTCAGCAATCCTGAATGTTTGCTAGGGGAGATGTTCAGTCAGATAGGTGTCTCCGTTGAAATGGATTGGGAGTCAATGAACCTCACTGAGCACGTTAATTCCGGGTGGGGCTTGTTTATACCTGAAAGTTTCGAGGCTTTTTTGCAGGCGCGTTTCGCTCCTATGCTCAATGCATTTTCTGCCTTGTTGAGGGATGAATTTAGTATCGAAATCCCGGAGTACTGGATGTCTGCAAGGAGTGACTCCCTTCTCTACCCTGTTGACGACAGGCTGGTTTCGTTCAACCTGTGCTGCGGTGATGAGCAGGGCGTTCTTGCCTCTGCTTTGAAGATGGAGACGGTACTGTCTCGCTATCACGAAGTCTTGTCCGAAGATTACAAGGGATACCGGGTCGTTGCCTACAGAGGGTGTGTGTGGGGATTTCCGAAGGTGATTAATGATTTTAACATAGATTTGGCCGATCAGCCTGCTCTCGAGATAATGCGGGCGGAAGGGGTGCTATTGTGTTCTGAAACTCTGGCGGGGTTACGAGTATTGATTGAGGAATGTTTGCAGAACTCGGCTCCTACCAGGCTGGCTGAATCCTCTATCCCCTTGCCTGTCGTGAATGCCATGCTCTTGGAGAAGGATAGATCTACGATTGAGCTTCGTGCAGATTGGGAAGCCCGTGGAGACAGGATAAGGGATTTGGAGGAGGAATTGGTAAAGCAGAGAGTGTCGTCTGCTGGACTCAATGAAGATCTTACAGCCTTGACTGCCGATTGGGAGGCTCGTGGAAACCTGATTAAGTCGCTGGAGGATGAAGTGAGAAAGCGAGATGCGGCATCTGCACGGTTGACTGAAGATCTCGTGGCCTTGACTGCTGATTTGGAAGCCCGTGGAGACAGGATAAGGGAGTTGGAGGACGAATTGGTAAAGCAGGGAGTAGCGTCTGCAGGACTCAATAAAGATCTCGTGGCCTTGACTGCTGATTTGGAAGCCCGTGGAGACAGGATAAGGGAGTTGGAGGACGAATTGGTAAAGCAGGGAGTAGCGTCTGCAGGACTCAATAAAGATCTCGTGGCCTTGACTGCTGATTGGGAAGCCCGTGGAGACAGGATAAGGGAGTTGGAAGGAGAACTAGAGCGGGGATCGGGGTTGACGCGGTCCTGA
- a CDS encoding ABC transporter ATP-binding protein gives MSTVISLTGVSKKYRLFRSPKERLKEVFHPFKKQYHTEFWALRDIELSIEKGSTVGLVGRNGAGKSTLLQILCSVLSPTTGDVHVHGRISAILELGAGFNPEFSGRENVILNGKVMGFSSAEMLERVQLIKAFAEIGDFFDQPVKTYSSGMFVRLAFASAISVDPDILIVDEALAVGDAKFQHKCYAKFKEFQKAGKTIVFVSHNLDSVTRHCDSAFLLEKGRIVDRGEPKSVMNCYLDMVFSGELKGFVEKPVSLGEEYKAFEFVRYKKGCVAIPKHLIPDGVEGMDTKPFEELIGNELCLSGNSKEELVKSIDRAEVFCEQELAERRGQDELRDFMTCRDGADCCSERRQYHSNEYRYGNGKAAVVDFLIVADGVPSPPCIQAGSEMELYVKIAFFEPVDAPMTGFAFKSTDGVDVFGTSSKNLQVDLEPVGSIPAKGALERVFKWTVPMKLAAGDYFLDLGCGEYFNGESSPLDRRYGIAHIQIQSDAMYAGFVDLAPAFEVV, from the coding sequence ATGAGCACTGTAATATCACTGACAGGAGTGTCGAAAAAATATCGGCTGTTCCGGTCGCCTAAGGAACGCCTGAAGGAAGTCTTCCATCCGTTCAAAAAACAATATCATACCGAGTTCTGGGCCCTTCGGGATATTGAACTGTCGATTGAGAAGGGGAGTACCGTTGGCCTTGTCGGACGTAATGGGGCCGGGAAATCGACTTTATTACAGATTTTATGCTCAGTTCTTAGTCCTACAACCGGGGATGTGCATGTTCACGGGAGGATCTCAGCCATACTTGAACTGGGAGCGGGGTTCAATCCCGAATTCAGCGGAAGGGAAAATGTTATCCTTAATGGCAAGGTGATGGGCTTCTCCTCCGCTGAGATGCTGGAGCGGGTCCAGCTTATAAAAGCGTTTGCTGAAATCGGGGATTTTTTTGACCAGCCGGTGAAAACCTATTCTTCCGGTATGTTTGTTCGCCTCGCATTTGCCTCGGCTATCAGTGTCGACCCGGACATTCTTATCGTGGACGAAGCTTTGGCTGTTGGCGATGCCAAATTTCAACACAAGTGTTATGCCAAATTCAAGGAGTTTCAGAAGGCTGGTAAAACCATTGTTTTTGTCAGTCATAACTTGGATTCGGTTACTCGGCATTGTGATAGCGCATTTCTTTTGGAAAAAGGGCGGATTGTCGATCGCGGTGAGCCCAAGTCCGTGATGAATTGTTATCTGGACATGGTTTTTTCCGGAGAGTTGAAGGGGTTCGTCGAAAAGCCGGTTTCTCTTGGTGAAGAATACAAGGCTTTTGAGTTTGTCCGCTACAAGAAGGGATGTGTGGCCATTCCGAAGCATCTGATTCCTGATGGTGTGGAAGGGATGGATACAAAGCCTTTTGAAGAGTTAATCGGCAACGAGTTATGTTTGTCGGGAAATTCTAAGGAAGAGCTTGTGAAGTCTATCGATAGGGCCGAGGTCTTTTGCGAACAGGAGTTGGCCGAAAGGCGTGGACAGGATGAATTGCGTGATTTCATGACCTGTAGAGACGGAGCAGACTGCTGCAGCGAAAGACGGCAGTATCATTCAAATGAATACCGTTACGGAAATGGCAAGGCTGCTGTTGTCGATTTTCTGATCGTTGCTGACGGCGTACCTTCACCTCCTTGCATACAGGCTGGAAGCGAGATGGAGTTATATGTAAAGATCGCTTTTTTCGAACCGGTGGACGCGCCGATGACGGGGTTTGCCTTCAAATCGACCGATGGTGTCGATGTATTTGGTACCAGCTCGAAAAATCTGCAGGTAGACCTTGAACCTGTTGGGAGCATTCCGGCGAAGGGCGCATTGGAACGGGTCTTCAAATGGACGGTTCCAATGAAACTGGCCGCAGGCGATTATTTTCTCGATCTTGGGTGTGGCGAATACTTCAATGGTGAGAGTTCCCCCCTCGACAGGCGCTATGGAATCGCGCACATCCAGATACAGTCCGATGCTATGTATGCAGGGTTTGTGGATTTGGCTCCGGCTTTTGAGGTCGTGTAA
- a CDS encoding ABC transporter permease, with protein sequence MRAGFVLFMDFILRGYQYRSLIWTMALREIRSRYAGTAVGFTWFFINPLMTILVYWLVFSLGFKVKPVNGVSFIVMFLCGMIPYTTLNEALVTSANCISSNPHLVKKTVFPTEMLPIVNLLSSFMSNAFMTGLLVVFMLCSGISFSLYNLQIFYYLFGLCVFCVGLGWLLAALSVFFRDLGQILAVILNLWFWATPIVWEIQMVPEQYRIFLKLNPLYYVVEGYKASFIFHKPFWLDWWGGIYFWGFALLMFVVGALVFRKLKPEFADVL encoded by the coding sequence ATGAGAGCAGGATTTGTTCTTTTCATGGATTTTATATTACGGGGCTATCAGTATCGATCATTGATATGGACTATGGCGTTACGTGAAATACGGTCTCGCTATGCAGGTACAGCCGTAGGTTTTACTTGGTTTTTCATCAATCCGCTCATGACAATTCTGGTCTACTGGCTTGTTTTTTCATTAGGGTTCAAGGTCAAGCCGGTCAACGGGGTTTCATTCATTGTAATGTTTTTGTGTGGGATGATACCGTATACCACTTTGAACGAAGCGCTTGTGACAAGTGCCAACTGTATCAGCTCTAATCCTCATCTTGTAAAGAAGACGGTTTTTCCTACAGAGATGTTGCCTATCGTTAATTTGCTCTCCAGTTTTATGAGCAACGCGTTCATGACCGGATTGCTTGTTGTTTTCATGTTGTGTTCAGGCATCTCCTTCAGTCTGTATAACCTTCAGATTTTTTACTATCTTTTCGGTCTGTGCGTTTTCTGCGTCGGTCTAGGATGGCTTCTAGCTGCATTGTCGGTTTTCTTTCGCGACCTTGGACAAATTCTTGCGGTTATCCTCAATCTGTGGTTCTGGGCCACGCCGATTGTCTGGGAAATACAAATGGTGCCTGAACAATATCGTATCTTTCTTAAATTGAATCCCTTGTATTATGTTGTTGAGGGCTATAAGGCTTCTTTTATTTTTCACAAGCCTTTTTGGCTCGACTGGTGGGGAGGCATATATTTCTGGGGCTTCGCTTTGTTGATGTTTGTTGTCGGGGCATTGGTTTTTAGAAAACTTAAACCAGAGTTCGCTGACGTATTGTAG
- the wecB gene encoding non-hydrolyzing UDP-N-acetylglucosamine 2-epimerase, whose translation MKIAVVVGTRPEAIKMAPLIKELEERDGISTSLISTGQHRSQLDQVFTCFNIVADVDLNLMQNVKNLNELTANAISGVDAVIENIKPDFLLVQGDTTTAFAGALAAFNRQIPVGHVEAGLRSGNILNPYPEEANRRMVSVFSTLNFAPTEVARRNLLNEGVSPNKIFVTGNTVVDALHSISVKVKALPKHIAELVDPDKRIILVTAHRRESLGRPLQNICRAIKEVSKLYDDVEIIFPVHKNPAVREVAFSILSSLERVHLIEPLNYLDFISTMKESSLIMSDSGGVQEEAPSFGVPVLIMRKTTERTEALNTDALTLVGTDCDSIIKHAQDLLDESSTGNVLVSGNPFGDGLASRRIVDTLILWNQGFVPLIQEYEEGHICSGSLSS comes from the coding sequence ATGAAAATTGCTGTGGTTGTTGGTACTCGACCCGAAGCTATTAAAATGGCTCCACTAATTAAGGAACTCGAGGAAAGAGACGGTATATCGACCTCGTTGATTTCTACCGGGCAACATCGCTCTCAGCTTGATCAGGTTTTCACTTGTTTTAATATCGTTGCTGATGTTGATTTAAATTTAATGCAGAATGTTAAAAATTTAAACGAGTTGACAGCTAACGCAATTTCAGGGGTGGACGCAGTCATTGAAAATATAAAGCCTGATTTTTTATTGGTCCAGGGTGATACAACGACTGCATTTGCAGGGGCGTTAGCCGCTTTTAATCGTCAAATACCGGTTGGTCATGTCGAGGCTGGATTAAGAAGTGGCAATATTTTGAATCCTTATCCCGAAGAAGCTAATCGGCGTATGGTAAGTGTTTTTTCAACTCTAAACTTTGCACCGACAGAAGTTGCAAGGCGGAACCTTCTTAATGAAGGAGTCTCTCCCAATAAAATTTTTGTGACAGGAAACACTGTTGTGGATGCCCTACACAGTATCTCTGTTAAAGTGAAAGCTCTTCCAAAGCATATTGCCGAACTGGTTGATCCTGATAAAAGGATTATTTTGGTAACAGCGCATCGCCGTGAATCATTGGGGAGGCCTTTGCAGAATATTTGCAGGGCCATTAAAGAAGTCTCCAAGCTCTATGATGATGTGGAAATAATATTTCCAGTACATAAAAATCCAGCGGTCAGAGAAGTTGCTTTTAGTATCCTTTCCAGTCTTGAACGTGTTCATTTGATTGAACCTCTTAATTATTTAGATTTTATTTCGACGATGAAAGAGTCCTCTTTAATCATGAGCGATTCCGGTGGAGTGCAGGAAGAGGCTCCTTCGTTCGGCGTACCTGTTTTAATTATGCGTAAGACAACAGAGCGTACTGAAGCTTTGAATACAGATGCCCTGACGCTTGTTGGGACTGATTGTGACTCGATAATTAAACATGCACAGGATCTTCTAGACGAATCTTCAACTGGAAATGTACTGGTGTCAGGAAATCCTTTTGGTGATGGTTTGGCCTCAAGACGAATAGTAGATACCCTTATCTTATGGAATCAAGGTTTCGTGCCCCTAATTCAGGAATATGAAGAGGGGCATATTTGTTCTGGCAGTTTGTCCAGTTGA
- a CDS encoding flavodoxin family protein has translation MNILNMYSSLNGQTEKVAFEIEKAVIEAGFAVTTVNVKNQDDVIDLLAYDLTFIGSGVYTWLPGKTMLKWIEKQMDYARKNDLILPGSPRIPGKFACVYCTYAGPHTGEGEAIPAIKYMGQLFEHLGITVADEWSIVGAFIPEKMRHFNNCGRLGNIVGRPNTEDLRQVREKTKGVIDYLQLSVPVK, from the coding sequence ATGAATATTCTTAATATGTACTCATCACTGAACGGGCAGACTGAAAAGGTCGCTTTTGAAATTGAAAAAGCAGTAATTGAAGCAGGTTTTGCGGTTACAACTGTTAATGTTAAAAATCAGGATGATGTTATTGACCTGCTTGCATATGATCTAACCTTTATCGGGTCAGGTGTTTATACATGGCTGCCGGGTAAGACTATGCTGAAATGGATTGAAAAGCAGATGGATTATGCTCGGAAAAATGATTTAATTCTTCCGGGATCACCACGAATTCCAGGAAAATTTGCCTGTGTTTATTGTACTTATGCGGGGCCACATACAGGTGAGGGCGAAGCTATTCCTGCTATTAAATATATGGGGCAGCTTTTCGAGCATTTAGGAATAACCGTTGCTGATGAATGGAGCATTGTCGGAGCGTTTATTCCTGAAAAAATGCGTCATTTTAATAATTGCGGTCGTCTTGGAAACATTGTGGGACGTCCAAATACTGAAGATTTGAGACAGGTGCGGGAAAAGACAAAAGGAGTAATTGATTATTTGCAGCTTTCTGTTCCCGTTAAATGA
- a CDS encoding class I SAM-dependent methyltransferase, which translates to MQTNYKSENSCKCRHGGDKRGPTSYQMHDSNLVFEALELKNGDVFFDMGCGPGDYSIHAAKDLGIAGTVYALDSNISMLKTVDNKAITNGLSNIQTVYGDMTGVLPFEDESVDTCFMSTSLHCMDLQKCGTAIFKEVERILKPSGQVAVIECKKEKVDFGPPVHMRISAEDLKSVVQPLGFYVTSYLNLGFNYMIQFKKNFNGV; encoded by the coding sequence ATGCAGACGAATTATAAATCAGAAAACAGTTGTAAATGCAGACATGGTGGGGACAAACGCGGTCCTACAAGTTACCAAATGCATGATTCCAACCTCGTTTTTGAAGCTTTAGAATTGAAAAACGGTGATGTTTTTTTTGATATGGGATGCGGTCCTGGGGATTATTCGATTCATGCTGCCAAAGATCTTGGTATTGCTGGAACTGTTTATGCGCTGGATAGCAATATAAGTATGCTCAAAACAGTTGATAACAAGGCTATTACGAATGGACTGAGTAATATTCAAACCGTTTACGGAGATATGACTGGTGTACTTCCTTTTGAAGATGAGAGCGTAGACACCTGCTTTATGAGTACTTCTCTACATTGCATGGATTTGCAAAAGTGCGGAACAGCTATCTTCAAGGAAGTTGAGCGTATACTTAAGCCTTCAGGGCAGGTTGCTGTTATTGAATGTAAAAAAGAGAAAGTCGACTTCGGGCCTCCGGTGCACATGCGAATTTCAGCAGAAGACCTCAAGTCCGTAGTACAGCCTTTGGGATTTTATGTGACCTCATATCTGAACCTTGGTTTTAACTATATGATCCAGTTTAAAAAAAACTTTAATGGAGTTTAG
- a CDS encoding MarR family transcriptional regulator codes for MRIINKHLRIEAQPIPISEGVELPAGEVHCLQAIGLNEGANLKSIATVMGVSKSAVSQMVGKLEKKEFVRKDSSPDNNKELLVFLTGTGWEVFNMHQEFHERHMHNLLGRLDEFSDPQIASASAILAIVETVVDERIAEIFSRSK; via the coding sequence ATGCGGATAATCAACAAACATTTGCGCATTGAAGCACAGCCTATTCCCATAAGTGAAGGCGTTGAGCTGCCAGCGGGTGAAGTTCATTGTTTGCAGGCGATCGGATTAAATGAGGGCGCTAACCTTAAATCAATTGCCACGGTTATGGGGGTCTCCAAAAGCGCTGTTTCCCAGATGGTGGGCAAACTTGAAAAAAAAGAATTTGTACGAAAGGACAGTTCACCGGATAACAACAAAGAGCTACTTGTCTTTTTAACCGGAACTGGTTGGGAGGTTTTCAACATGCATCAGGAATTTCATGAGAGACATATGCATAATCTGCTAGGCAGACTGGATGAATTTTCTGATCCGCAGATTGCGTCTGCTTCAGCCATTCTTGCTATTGTGGAGACTGTTGTTGATGAGCGTATTGCTGAAATTTTCAGTAGGTCCAAGTAA
- a CDS encoding outer membrane lipoprotein-sorting protein, producing the protein MKYIRLLAAAFMFAMLIGVCPAKAESPDVGDIVKRANHMALYQGETCKGKIHLQITDSQGRTRVRDLNILRKNTDKDDGKQMYMSYFKAPADVRRMVFLVHKVIQPGKDDSRWLYMPSLDMVKRIAAGDKRTSFAGSDFLYEDISGRSLYEDAHELIGTKDGCYILKNTPKNPGDVEFSYYIAYVDQNSFIPMKTEYFKSSNTPYRTMNVIKVERIIADKDGEVILYPTVTCSKVRNNETGSETVMTFSNITYNLPVDKSVFGERYLRRPPRELIR; encoded by the coding sequence ATGAAATACATAAGATTACTGGCTGCGGCATTTATGTTTGCAATGTTAATAGGTGTTTGCCCAGCTAAGGCTGAATCTCCGGATGTGGGGGATATAGTTAAACGTGCAAACCATATGGCTTTGTATCAGGGCGAAACATGCAAGGGGAAGATTCACTTGCAGATAACAGACAGTCAGGGGCGCACTAGAGTTAGAGACTTGAATATCCTGCGCAAGAATACTGATAAAGATGACGGGAAGCAGATGTACATGTCTTACTTTAAGGCTCCTGCGGATGTTCGTAGAATGGTCTTTCTGGTTCATAAAGTTATCCAGCCGGGCAAAGATGACTCTCGCTGGTTATACATGCCTAGCCTTGATATGGTGAAAAGAATTGCTGCCGGAGACAAGAGAACTAGTTTTGCTGGATCTGATTTTCTTTACGAGGATATTTCAGGGCGTAGCCTGTATGAAGACGCACATGAATTGATCGGGACTAAAGACGGTTGTTATATATTGAAGAATACTCCTAAGAATCCTGGAGATGTGGAATTTTCTTATTATATTGCTTATGTGGATCAGAATTCATTTATTCCCATGAAAACTGAATATTTTAAAAGTTCAAATACTCCCTATCGCACGATGAACGTGATCAAGGTTGAAAGAATTATCGCTGATAAAGACGGGGAGGTGATTTTATATCCCACTGTAACATGCTCTAAGGTTAGAAATAATGAAACTGGGAGTGAAACTGTTATGACTTTTTCCAACATTACTTACAACCTTCCGGTCGATAAAAGTGTTTTTGGTGAAAGATATTTGCGCAGACCTCCGAGAGAATTGATACGATGA
- a CDS encoding efflux RND transporter permease subunit yields MNKIKQSIIAFAIKRSWITIIMLLMLTVFTGAFFPKVIIDTDPEHMLPANEPSRLFHNEAKAKFALSEIVVLGIMNEESPNGVFTPETLGRVYELTEFAKTLSWDNPEDPSKKDGVIEVDMVAPSMVEHISQEEAGTISFDWLMPRPPRTQAQADIVREKVFSNPMLAGHMASEDGKAICIYLPLTDKNQSYKVYTALQGKIKGLGGGDEFYITGLPVAQDAIGIEMFTEMTLASPLAMGTIFLLLYFFFRKLSLTFLPMIIATLSVVITMGSMIGLGYKVHIMSSMIPVFLMSIAVVDSIHILSEFFDLYSPEKGRKQTILETLNILFMPMLYTSLTSAAGFLSLALTPIPPVQVFGVFVGLGIMVAWLLTIMFVPAYIMVLPARVFDNFGGAMRGHEKGTFLDLFLKKTGAFSYRYAKPLLGLVMILLVLSVWGISKIQINDNPVKWFAPSHPIRMADTALTKHFGGIYPAYLILESEEKEVSYSESEKHRLSEKFMLFADTLAVKSPNAPKLAALFVSELELMPDSTYTEKSFLDRAADLAGQKAEKASDENYYLYDEFASFFNLEKERQKPFKRPEMLEYLAKLQREIEAAGLVGKSIAPTDLVSKINQELTDGKDASYLVPEKLQGVGECYMQYQQSHRPHDLWHYITPDYTGACVVFQLSSGDNKVMEAVETFVNNYFEHNPPPCAVSHNWAGLTYINVAWQSQMVEGMLRSFLGSFVIILLMTVFLFKSLKWGALCMIPLTMTIAIIYGFIGLIGKDYDMPVAVLGVLTLGMSVDFAIHFVERCRTLYSETGSWSETLPKLYGAPARAISRNVLVIAIGFLPMLISSLIPYRTTSILLSSIMMLSGVLTLVAMPAIITLAPKWFFVGDKVSISEEKVQATTIPAEVHR; encoded by the coding sequence ATGAACAAGATAAAGCAGTCTATAATTGCTTTTGCTATAAAGCGAAGCTGGATAACGATCATCATGCTTCTGATGCTGACGGTCTTTACAGGAGCATTTTTTCCTAAAGTGATTATTGATACCGATCCGGAACATATGCTTCCTGCTAATGAGCCTTCCCGTCTTTTTCACAATGAGGCCAAAGCTAAGTTTGCTTTGTCTGAAATTGTAGTGCTCGGGATTATGAACGAAGAATCTCCCAACGGTGTTTTCACTCCTGAGACATTGGGACGAGTCTACGAACTGACTGAATTTGCGAAGACTTTGAGCTGGGATAATCCGGAAGACCCGTCGAAAAAAGACGGTGTTATCGAAGTTGATATGGTTGCACCATCTATGGTTGAACATATCAGCCAAGAGGAGGCGGGGACAATTTCTTTTGATTGGCTAATGCCCCGTCCTCCTCGAACTCAGGCTCAGGCCGATATTGTGCGTGAAAAGGTTTTTTCAAACCCTATGCTTGCCGGTCATATGGCATCAGAAGATGGCAAGGCGATCTGCATATATCTGCCGTTGACGGATAAGAATCAGAGCTACAAGGTTTATACGGCCCTTCAGGGAAAGATCAAAGGATTAGGAGGAGGGGATGAATTTTATATTACCGGACTACCTGTAGCTCAGGACGCCATCGGTATTGAAATGTTTACGGAAATGACTCTTGCATCTCCGCTCGCCATGGGAACCATCTTCTTATTGCTTTATTTCTTTTTCCGTAAGCTATCGCTGACTTTCCTGCCTATGATAATTGCGACTCTGTCGGTAGTTATAACTATGGGATCAATGATTGGTCTGGGCTATAAAGTTCATATCATGAGCTCTATGATTCCGGTTTTTCTAATGTCCATTGCGGTGGTGGATTCAATACATATTCTATCGGAATTTTTTGATTTGTATTCGCCGGAGAAAGGTCGAAAACAAACTATTCTTGAGACATTGAATATCTTGTTCATGCCTATGCTTTACACTTCGCTGACCTCCGCTGCGGGTTTTCTCTCGCTCGCTCTTACCCCAATTCCTCCGGTTCAAGTTTTCGGTGTGTTTGTGGGATTGGGCATCATGGTCGCCTGGCTTTTAACCATTATGTTTGTTCCTGCATACATAATGGTCCTGCCTGCTCGGGTTTTTGATAACTTCGGTGGAGCCATGCGTGGGCATGAAAAAGGAACCTTTCTTGATCTTTTTTTGAAGAAAACAGGTGCGTTTTCATATCGCTACGCTAAGCCTCTGCTGGGCTTGGTTATGATTTTGCTGGTGCTATCCGTATGGGGAATCAGCAAGATTCAGATTAACGATAACCCTGTCAAATGGTTTGCTCCAAGTCATCCCATTCGTATGGCTGACACTGCACTGACCAAACATTTTGGTGGAATTTATCCTGCGTATCTTATTCTTGAAAGTGAAGAAAAGGAAGTTAGTTATTCCGAATCTGAAAAGCACAGGCTGTCTGAGAAGTTTATGCTTTTTGCCGATACTCTTGCCGTGAAGTCTCCAAATGCTCCCAAATTGGCAGCATTGTTTGTGAGTGAACTGGAACTCATGCCGGATTCAACTTATACAGAAAAGTCATTTCTTGACCGTGCAGCAGATTTAGCAGGGCAAAAAGCTGAAAAGGCTAGTGATGAAAATTACTATCTGTATGACGAGTTTGCCAGCTTTTTCAACCTAGAAAAAGAGCGTCAAAAACCTTTTAAAAGACCTGAGATGCTTGAATACCTTGCTAAGTTACAAAGGGAAATTGAAGCAGCCGGATTGGTTGGTAAAAGCATTGCTCCTACTGATTTGGTCAGCAAAATTAATCAGGAACTGACTGACGGCAAGGATGCCAGTTATCTTGTGCCTGAAAAGCTTCAGGGAGTTGGTGAGTGTTACATGCAGTATCAGCAGAGTCATCGCCCTCATGACCTCTGGCATTATATAACTCCTGATTATACCGGAGCTTGTGTTGTCTTCCAACTTTCCAGTGGAGATAACAAGGTGATGGAAGCAGTGGAAACTTTTGTAAACAATTACTTTGAGCATAACCCTCCTCCTTGTGCCGTTTCCCACAACTGGGCAGGCCTGACTTATATCAACGTCGCATGGCAGAGTCAGATGGTGGAAGGCATGCTACGTTCTTTTCTCGGTAGTTTCGTCATTATATTGCTCATGACTGTTTTCTTGTTCAAATCATTAAAATGGGGCGCACTATGCATGATCCCGCTAACGATGACTATTGCAATTATTTATGGATTTATCGGACTTATCGGCAAGGATTACGATATGCCTGTTGCCGTGCTCGGAGTTTTAACTTTAGGGATGTCCGTTGACTTTGCTATCCATTTTGTAGAGCGCTGTAGGACTCTTTATTCCGAAACAGGCTCTTGGAGTGAGACCCTACCTAAACTATACGGGGCTCCGGCAAGGGCCATCAGTCGCAACGTGCTTGTTATTGCAATCGGTTTTTTGCCTATGCTTATCTCTTCCCTGATTCCTTACCGTACGACAAGCATCTTGCTGTCATCCATCATGATGCTTTCCGGCGTTCTGACTCTGGTAGCTATGCCGGCAATTATTACTTTGGCTCCGAAATGGTTCTTTGTTGGAGATAAGGTCTCTATTTCTGAGGAAAAAGTACAGGCAACAACTATCCCTGCAGAAGTTCACCGTTAA